One stretch of Eupeodes corollae chromosome 2, idEupCoro1.1, whole genome shotgun sequence DNA includes these proteins:
- the LOC129945773 gene encoding serine hydrolase-like protein, with amino-acid sequence MKTITAVSSLLKRSLQVQVPLRKIIKSYSTGFITREFEEVQFSVPWGHVAGKWYGPKDKRPIVGLHGWQDNAGTFDTLAPLLPSDVGFLAIDLPGHGLSSWLPEGCTYHSIDYIKILFSLMRDLKWEKISLICHSMSAVNGFVFNSYFPDKCDMFVALDIVQPILSKNEITVNFAIKQFEELNKQMAISMQKTVPPSYEIEELVERLHNSTGKSISKECCKFILKRNIKPSSSSPSKYILSRDGRLKSMIFSVFSHDELVVMAKRIKCPHLFIRNNKAKHYDSELELKEIMNALKLNPSFEEHIVDGTHHLHLTEPHKIADILNPFINKYRPE; translated from the exons atgaaaacaataacagCTGTTTCATCGCTTTTAAAAAGATCTTTACAAGTTCAAGTTccattaagaaaaattataaaaagttacTCGACCGGTTTTATCACTCGAGAG TTCGAGGAGGTACAATTCAGTGTTCCATGGGGCCACGTTGCGGGCAAGTGGTATGGTCCCAAAGATAAACGACCCATAGTTGGATTACATGGATGGCAAGATAATGCCGGCACTTTCGATACTTTAGCTCCACTTCTGCCAAGCGATGTTGGATTTCTGGCAATTGATTTACCTGGACATGGACTATCATCTTGGCTGCCCGAGGGTTGCACCTACCATTCAATAGATTACATTAAAATCCTATTCAGTTTGATGCGTGATTTAAAGTGGGAAAAAATCTCATTGATTTGCCATTCGATGAGTGCCGTTAATGGATTCGTATTCAATTCTTATTTTCCGGACAAATGTGACATGTTCGTTGCTCTCGATATAGTGCAGCCTATTTTGAGTAAAAATGAAATCACTGttaattttgcgataaaacaATTCGAAGAACTTAACAAACAAATGGCAATATCGATGCAAAAGACAGTCCCACCATCTTATGAGATCGAAGAGTTAGTTGAGAGATTGCATAATTCAActggaaaatcaatttcaaaggaatgttgtaagtttattttgaagcGCAACATTAAACCTTCTTCGTCGTCACCATCAAAGTACATCTTAAGTCGCGATGGTCGATTGAAATCAATGATATTTAGTGTATTTAGCCATGATGAGCTTGTGGTTATGGCAAAAAGAATCAAATGCCCTCACTTATTTATCAGAAATAATAAAGCCAAACACTATGACAGTGAGTTAGAACTAAAAGAAATAATGAATGCATTAAAATTGAATCCGTCTTTTGAGGAACATATTGTTGATGGCACTCATCATCTTCATTTAACTGAGCCTCATAAAATCGCTGACATTTTAAatccatttataaataaatatagacCAGAATAG
- the LOC129944600 gene encoding probable serine hydrolase: MSSTSSASRLLWRSLNGLHRESRKSYSTTNIIPKDISREPTSSSSSASNFLTKDFEEIKFNVPWGHVSGKWYGPKNVRPIVGFHGWQDNAGTFDTIAPLLPSHLGFLAIDLPGHGLSSWLPNGCTYHAVDYVTFVLTMMREFGWEKISMICHSMSAINGFVFSSLYPDKCDMYIALDVLKPLLRSKEVLISTVGERLETLLKVGERHRSNKQPPSYDFDELVDRLHEGSGKSINKDCCQFILQRNVRPSPNDPTKFSFSRDERLKSLLFYALPQELVCDMAQRITCPHLFIKALQAPYYEDKSNYDEVINVLTQKPTFEYHQIDGTHHVHLNEPHKLANIINPFINKHRPAPKQ, translated from the exons ATGTCATCGACTTCCAGTGCTTCACGACTTCTTTGGAGATCCCTAAATGGATTACATAGGGAGAGCCGAAAGTCTTATTCAACGACGAATATTATCCCTAAGGATATAAGTAGGGAACcgacatcgtcgtcgtcttcagCAAGTAATTTCCTTACGAAAGAT TTTGAGGAAATCAAATTCAATGTTCCTTGGGGTCACGTATCGGGTAAATGGTATGGACCTAAAAACGTTCGTCCCATCGTTGGCTTCCATGGCTGGCAGGATAATGCCGGAACTTTCGACACAATTGCTCCACTTTTACCATCACATCTCGGATTCCTGGCCATTGATTTGCCCGGTCATGGATTATCCTCATGGCTACCAAATGGTTGCACATATCATGCCGTGGACTATGTTACATTCGTGCTGACTATGATGCGTGAATTTGGGTGGGAAAAAATCTCGATGATCTGCCATTCGATGAGTGCCATCAATGGATTCGTATTCAGTTCCTTGTACCCGGACAAATGTGATATGTACATTGCCCTGGATGTCCTCAAACCTCTTTTGCGTTCTAAGGAAGTTCTCATCAGTACTGTTGGCGAGCGCTTGGAAACTTTGCTCAAAGTCGGTGAAAGACATCGCAGCAACAAACAGCCACCCAGCTATGACTTTGATGAGCTGGTGGACAGACTGCACGAAGGATCGGGTAAATCTATCAACAAAGACTGCTGCCAGTTTATTTTGCAAAGAAATGTAAGACCATCTCCGAACGATCCAACCAAGTTCAGTTTTAGCCGGGACGAgcgattaaaatcattgttgttCTATGCCCTGCCACAGGAACTAGTTTGTGATATGGCTCAAAGAATAACCTGCCCACATTTGTTCATCAAAGCTCTGCAAGCACCGTACTATGAGGACAAGTCAAACTATGACGAAGTGATAAATGTCCTCACACAAAAACCAACTTTTGAATATCACCAAATAGACGGGACGCATCATGTCCATCTGAATGAGCCCCATAAATTAGCTAATATTATAAATCCGTTTATAAACAAACATAGACCAGCACCAAAGCAATAA
- the LOC129944599 gene encoding pre-rRNA-processing protein TSR1 homolog → MGTDQAAHRSGALKQTNKAHKTGRHRSKGAVEAAIKGKADIKTVSHRHKQQQNREQRRDQMNQIRKNKREEVIAKKRQIGGQHTAPFLVCIVPLHSQIDPYSALAILESCDEEAIVDKSAAGVTYINVPRFKQRFAFIIPPHGRGNELTVLDYLKVCDTTLFLTSAAMGEDDVLDKWGHKMFNMIVAQGIPSPVVGIMDLESVNPKRRQQTKSAIQKFISKLLPEEKCMQLDTNPEGINLLRRIGGQKKKILPNKANRPHLFAEKVEYLPNPDASLDTGTLKATGFLRGTPLDVNGLVHITGLGDFQMSQIEAQTDPYKLEKNRPDFSDLRVVAVADPAKQVSLQVENIPDPMDAEQTWPTEDEITQANEETKKTKVIKRMPKGWSQYQAAWIPDVETVEEKDENSGDDSNSNDEDEEEDEDEDFMSCENNSEDGDEKDGESETEEFVETASMSEGVVNDEKYDETMDFQEERETLKKIQEARTDQMWPDEMDTPLDVPARERFQKFRGLESFRTSPWDVKENLPSDYARIFQFKNFDRTRRRIVEEAKDIAGACPGWYVTIHIANVPTSKWNKYKSAQQTNNLVIYGLLPHEHQMSVMNVILKRIPDSEVPIKSKEKLIIQCGYRRFVVNPVFSQHTNGDKHKFERYFRPDSTVVATFYAPIQFSPAPILCFKENPDSSLALVARGCVLSCNPDRVILKRVVLSGHPKRNNGKSATVRYMFFNKEDVEYFKPIKLRSKCGRVGHIRESLGTHGHMKCTFDGQLKSYDTIFLYLFKRVFPKWTYEECLISCEDKDDNAMVE, encoded by the exons ATGGGTACAGATCAGGCCGCTCATCGGTCAGGGGcccttaaacaaacaaacaaagccCACAAAACAGGAAGGCATCGTTCCAAAGGAGCTGTTGAAGCTGCAATAAAGG GTAAAGCAGATATAAAAACAGTATCTCACCgtcacaaacaacaacaaaatcgtGAACAACGTCGGGATCAAATGAATCAG attcgcAAAAATAAACGTGAGGAAGTTATTGCAAAGAAACGTCAAATTGGTGGCCAACATACTGCTCCCTTTCTCGTATGCATAGTGCCACTCCACTCCCAGATCGACCCCTATTCCGCTCTAGCCATTTTAGAGAGCTGCGACGAAGAAGCGATAGTCGACAAAAGTGCTGCCGGAGTGACCTACATCAATGTACCTCGATTCAAGCAAAGATTCGCCTTCATTATTCCTCCCCATGGCCGTGGTAATGAACTCACTGTCCTCGACTATTTGAAGGTCTGCGACACAACACTGTTCCTCACATCGGCAGCCATGGGCGAGGACGATGTCTTGGACAAATGGGGACACAAGATGTTCAATATGATTGTCGCACAGGGAATACCCAGCCCGGTCGTTGGAATTATGGATCTAGAATCGGTAAATCCCAAACGCCGTCAACAAACAAAGTCAGCCATCCAAAAGTTCATCAGTAAACTGCTTCCCGAGGAAAAATGCATGCAACTGGATACAAATCCGGAAGGAATTAACCTTCTACGTCGCATTGGTGGCCAAAAGAAGAAGATTTTACCCAACAAAGCCAATCGTCCACACCTCTTTGCTGAGAAAGTTGAGTATCTACCTAACCCAGATGCTTCATTGGACACGGGAACTCTCAAGGCAACTGGATTCTTGAGAGGAACTCCGCTGGATGTCAACGGATTGGTCCACATAACCGGTTTGGGTGACTTCCAGATGAGCCAAATTGAAGCTCAAACTGATCCCTACAAGCTCGAGAAAAACCGCCCAGACTTTTCCGATTTGCGAGTCGTCGCCGTGGCTGATCCCGCTAAGCAAGTGAGTCTTCAGGTAGAAAACATCCCCGACCCCATGGATGCCGAACAAACATGGCCTACAGAAGACGAAATCACACAAGCCAACGAAGAGACCAAAAAGACCAAGGTTATCAAGCGGATGCCAAAGGGTTGGAGTCAGTACCAAGCAGCTTGGATCCCAGATGTGGAGACAGTCGAAGAAAAGGACGAGAATAGCGGTGACGACAGCAACAGCAACgacgaagatgaagaagaagacgaagacgaagactTCATGTCGTGTGAGAATAATTCCGAAGATGGTGACGAAAAAGATGGAGAGAGCGAAACTgaagagtttgtggagacagctTCGATGTCGGAAGGTGTTGTGAACGACGAGAAATACGATGAGACCATGGACTTCCAGGAGGAACGAGAGACGTTGAAGAAAATTCAGGAAGCCCGAACCGATCAGATGTGGCCCGATGAAATGGACACACCACTTGATGTGCCCGCAAGGGAAAGATTCCAGAAATTTAGGGGTTTGGAATCTTTTAG AACCTCTCCGTGGGATGTCAAAGAGAATCTACCCAGCGACTATGCGAGAATCTTCCAGTTCAAGAACTTCGACCGAACAAGGCGACGAATCGTTGAAGAAGCAAAAGATATTGCTGGAGCTTGT cCTGGTTGGTATGTAACGATTCACATCGCAAATGTACCAACGTCCAAATGGAACAAGTACAAATCTGCTCAGCAAACTAACAATCTTGTGATCTATGGTCTCCTTCCACACGAACATCAAATGTCTGTGATGAATGTCATTCTCAAGCGCATACCCGATTCGGAAGTACCAATCAAATCCAAGGAAAAATTAATCATCCAATGCGGCTACAGACGATTCGTGGTTAATCCCGTCTTTAGTCAACATACCAATGGTGACAAACACAAG tttgaaagataTTTCCGGCCAGACTCAACAGTGGTTGCCACGTTCTATGCCCCGATTCAATTCTCCCCAGCACCGATACTGTGCTTTAAGGAAAATCCCGATTCATCTCTGGCTTTGGTAGCACGCGGTTGTGTGCTTTCATGTAATCCCGATAGGGTGATTCTCAAGCGTGTTGTCCTAAGTGGCCATCCCAAACGCAACAATGGCAAATCCGCTACAGTTCGGTACATGTTCTTCAACAAAGAAGACGTCGAGTACTTCAAACCAATCAAACTACGTTCGAAGTGTGGTCGTGTTGGTCATATTCGCGAATCCCTGGGTACACACGGACACATGAAGTGTACCTTCGATGGCCAACTCAAATCGTACGATACGATATTCTTGTATTTGTTCAAGAGGGTATTCCCCAAATGGACCTACGAGGAGTGTTTGATTTCGTGTGAGGATAAAGATGATAATGCAATGGTTGAATAG
- the LOC129945177 gene encoding serine hydrolase-like protein produces MAISAGVSRILRRSLYRKVSEKSNFCFRNFATKEFEEIKFSVPWGHIAGKWYGPKNTRPIVGFHGWQDNAGTFDTLAPLLPSHIGFLAIDLPGHGLSSWLPEGCTYYCVDYVTFVLTLMREFGWDKISMICHSMSAINGFVFNSLYPDKCDLYIALDVLKPLLQPKDIVVSSVAEKLEGLIKVSERKLNKSEPPSYEFEQLVDRLYEGSGKSIEKECCQFILKRNIKPSAKDPTKYSFSRDDRLKSMLFYALPQELVCDMAARISCPHLFIKALQAPYYEKRSNYDEVINVLTKKPTFEYHQVDGTHHVHLNEPEKLADIINPFINKYRSQ; encoded by the exons ATGGCAATTTCAGCAGGAGTTTCGAGAATTTTGAGGCGATCTTTATATAGAAAAGTATCagagaaatcaaatttttgcttTCGTAATTTCGCTACAAAGGAG TTCGAGGAAATAAAATTCAGCGTTCCTTGGGGACATATAGCAGGAAAGTGGTATGGCCCAAAAAACACTAGACCAATAGTCGGATTCCATGGCTGGCAGGATAATGCCGGCACATTCGACACACTCGCTCCACTTTTGCCATCACATATTGGATTCTTAGCCATCGATTTACCCGGTCACGGACTGTCTTCTTGGCTTCCCGAGGGTTGCACTTATTATTGCGTGGACTATGTAACATTTGTGCTTACTCTGATGCGAGAATTTGGTTGGGATAAGATTTCAATGATCTGCCATTCGATGAGTGCAATCAATGGATTTGTATTCAATTCACTGTACCCGGATAAATGTGACTTATACATTGCTCTGGATGTCCTGAAACCTTTGCTGCAACCCAAGGATATTGTTGTGAGCAGTGTTGCAGAGAAACTGGAAGGACTCATAAAGGTTTCCGAAAGGAAGCTCAACAAATCCGAACCACCAAGCTACGAGTTTGAACAATTAGTAGATCGATTGTATGAAGGATCAGGTAAATCCATCGAAAAGGAATGTTgccaatttattttgaagagaAATATCAAGCCCTCGGCAAAGGACCCAACGAAATATAGCTTTAGTCGAGACGATCGATTGAAGTCTATGTTATTCTATGCCCTGCCACAGGAGTTAGTTTGTGATATGGCAGCGAGGATCAGTTGcccacatttatttattaaagccCTGCAAGCACCTTACTATGAGAAAAGGTCTAATTATGATGAAGTGATAAATGTACTAACAAAGAAGCCCACATTTGAGTACCATCAAGTGGATGGGACACATCATGTGCACTTGAACGAACCAGAGAAATTGGCTGATATTATTAATCCTTTTATAAATAAGTATAgatctcaataa
- the LOC129948189 gene encoding serine hydrolase-like protein, with protein MAIAAGRTSGILRRSFQRIMAENSKTSLRKFATKEFEEIKFNVPWGHIAGKWYGPKNTRPIVGFHGWQDNAGTFDTLAPLLPSHIGFLAIDLPGHGLSSWLPEGCTYHCVDYVTFVLTLMREFGWDKISMICHSMSAINGFVFNSLYPDKCDLYIALDVLKPLLQPKDIVVSSVAEKLEGLIKVSERKLNKSEPPSYEFEQLVDRLYEGSGKSIEKECCQFILKRNIKPSATDPTKYSFSRDDRLKSMLFYALPQELVCDMAARISCPHLFIKALQAPYYEKRSNYDEVINVLTKKPTFEYHQVDGTHHVHLNEPEKLADIINPFINKYRSQ; from the exons ATGGCAATTGCTGCAGGAAGGACTTCTGGCATTCTAAGGCGATCTTTTCAGAGAATCATGGCAGAGAACTCAAAGACCTCCTTACGGAAATTTGCTACAAAAGAg TTCgaggaaataaaattcaatgtccCCTGGGGACACATAGCAGGCAAGTGGTATGGCCCAAAAAACACTAGACCAATAGTCGGATTCCATGGCTGGCAGGATAATGCCGGCACATTCGACACACTCGCCCCTCTTTTGCCATCACATATTGGATTCTTAGCCATCGATTTACCCGGTCACGGACTGTCTTCTTGGCTTCCCGAGGGTTGCACTTATCATTGCGTGGACTATGTAACATTTGTGCTTACTCTGATGCGAGAATTCGGTTGGGATAAGATTTCAATGATCTGCCATTCGATGAGTGCAATCAATGGATTCGTATTCAATTCACTGTACCCGGATAAATGTGACTTATACATTGCTCTGGATGTCCTGAAACCTTTGCTGCAACCCAAGGATATTGTTGTGAGCAGTGTTGCAGAAAAACTGGAAGGGCTTATTAAGGTTTCCGAAAGGAAGCTCAACAAATCCGAACCACCAAGCTACGAGTTTGAACAATTGGTAGATCGATTGTATGAAGGATCAGGTAAATCCATCGAAAAGGAATGTTgccaatttattttgaagagaAATATCAAGCCGTCGGCCACGGACCCAACTAAATATAGCTTTAGTCGAGACGATCGATTGAAGTCTATGTTATTCTATGCTCTGCCACAGGAGTTAGTTTGTGATATGGCGGCGAGGATCAGTTGcccacatttatttattaaagccCTGCAAGCACCTTACTATGAGAAAAGGTCTAATTATGATGAAGTAATAAATGTACTAACAAAGAAGCCTACATTTGAGTACCATCAAGTGGATGGGACACATCATGTACATTTAAACGAACCAGAGAAATTGGCTGATATTATTAATCCTTTTATAAATAAGTATAGATCtcaataa